Proteins encoded in a region of the Paenibacillus sp. W2I17 genome:
- a CDS encoding ABC transporter substrate-binding protein yields MMITKKWVTLFCLSLLLFATACSGGATDTSSSSGEASGSEGDSSGKIELRMTWWGSQTRHDLTTKVIQLFEEKHPGITIKPEYSGWDGYFDKLTTQVAGSNAPDIIQMDYAFLTDFARRGALLDLTPFAESKELRTEDHDQSMITAGSIDDKLYAITLGVNAPGVIYDATVFQELGIEEPQESWTWKDFGDMATKIAAAKGEGFYGSADISGTTNMFEVFIRQSGKGLFDGGTMTATSEELQQWFDMWSALRENGGVTTAEITASTTNALETRPISLGTAAMDFAWSNQLLTFQQVNKNQDHKLGIQVLPHGVGEKQIGEYLKPGQFLSGYGKTKHPKEVAMFIDFMVNDPEATAILGSERGVPVNSSIREQMQPTLPEAEQVIFQFIDTVSKNSSEIDPPYPQGFAEVDTSFKSASEQIAFGQGNTPDVIAQFIEGAKATLGSSQ; encoded by the coding sequence ATGATGATTACAAAAAAGTGGGTAACCCTGTTCTGTCTGTCCCTGTTATTGTTCGCTACAGCCTGTTCTGGAGGGGCCACCGATACATCTTCTTCTTCTGGGGAAGCAAGTGGAAGTGAAGGAGATTCATCAGGCAAGATTGAACTGCGCATGACCTGGTGGGGATCACAGACCAGACATGATCTGACGACCAAAGTGATCCAATTGTTTGAAGAGAAACATCCGGGAATCACCATTAAACCTGAATATTCCGGTTGGGACGGTTACTTTGACAAGTTGACCACACAGGTAGCCGGTTCAAATGCACCAGATATCATCCAGATGGATTACGCCTTTTTGACTGACTTTGCCCGGCGTGGTGCCTTGCTTGACTTGACTCCGTTTGCAGAGAGCAAAGAGCTGCGGACAGAGGATCATGATCAGAGCATGATTACAGCCGGTTCGATTGACGATAAATTATATGCGATTACCCTCGGAGTAAACGCACCAGGTGTCATCTATGACGCCACCGTATTTCAGGAATTAGGTATCGAAGAACCACAAGAGAGCTGGACATGGAAGGATTTTGGGGATATGGCAACCAAGATTGCCGCAGCCAAAGGTGAGGGGTTCTATGGATCAGCAGACATTTCCGGTACAACGAACATGTTTGAAGTGTTTATTCGGCAATCCGGGAAAGGATTGTTTGATGGTGGCACAATGACAGCTACCAGCGAGGAGCTTCAGCAATGGTTCGATATGTGGAGCGCACTACGCGAGAATGGTGGAGTGACCACAGCGGAGATAACGGCATCCACAACCAATGCGCTGGAGACACGTCCGATCTCACTGGGCACAGCCGCCATGGACTTTGCATGGTCCAATCAATTGCTGACATTCCAGCAGGTGAACAAAAACCAGGATCATAAGCTTGGCATACAAGTGCTTCCACATGGTGTAGGTGAAAAGCAAATCGGTGAATATCTGAAACCAGGCCAGTTCCTCTCCGGTTATGGCAAAACCAAACATCCAAAGGAAGTTGCCATGTTCATTGATTTCATGGTCAATGATCCAGAAGCAACCGCTATTCTTGGTTCTGAACGTGGTGTGCCGGTTAACTCAAGCATTCGTGAGCAGATGCAGCCAACGCTGCCGGAAGCGGAGCAAGTCATTTTCCAATTTATCGATACGGTATCGAAGAACTCCAGCGAGATTGACCCGCCATATCCGCAAGGATTTGCTGAAGTGGACACAAGTTTCAAGAGCGCAAGCGAGCAGATCGCCTTCGGTCAAGGCAATACCCCAGATGTCATTGCCCAGTTTATTGAAGGAGCTAAGGCTACGCTTGGATCGAGTCAATAA
- a CDS encoding response regulator — translation MMKTIMLVDDDPHIVKALTDHIDWPSLGLSIAGTASNGLDALELFHHMHPDLVMTDVYLPGMTGLEITQALRRDHPHLPIIILSGYDEFENARAAMRWGVNHFLLKPAEVEEIESVLREVLLEQDVRERHERLEQTYKQEVGRVLPYLRKQFLHELLTTRYRADELPKERMDYIGIHMSSQTRAISLQLNRPVFLTRMKERDWQLLRYGAADIIQETVKEQAARMNGQVEIVDYSEQVFVLLLLGDKDHLEECLPFVERMIDQIFTYLKIEVSAGIGRSKSHPCEVIDSYLESREAVEKAEFQGGSRIYHYEISEETEPSVTDYSLLLRQWNEAWADIRPDLAEEVWHHICLLLKEGKCVGIQDVQVVAVSLFDTLMHSWNRLHPMLTPPLAMSDFLREIQSKYALHDLVNWMDRIICDWLEQIRKEMGEKKSNKLIEQVKQYVELHYAEEISFEAIAKGLFVHPKYLSQLFKRVTGENFVSYLNGYRIQRALELLQSGHYMVYEVSEMTGFRNATYFSQVFKMLTGKSPSEVG, via the coding sequence ATGATGAAGACCATTATGCTTGTTGATGACGATCCTCATATTGTAAAGGCATTAACAGATCATATCGATTGGCCTTCCCTGGGCCTAAGCATTGCAGGTACAGCTTCCAATGGCTTGGATGCGCTGGAGTTGTTCCACCACATGCATCCAGATCTCGTCATGACCGACGTCTATCTACCGGGGATGACGGGGCTTGAGATTACACAGGCGCTGCGGCGTGATCATCCCCATCTGCCGATTATCATCCTTAGTGGATATGACGAATTCGAGAACGCCCGGGCAGCCATGCGCTGGGGGGTGAATCACTTTTTGCTGAAGCCGGCAGAGGTTGAGGAGATTGAGTCTGTGCTGCGGGAGGTGCTACTGGAACAAGATGTGCGAGAGCGGCATGAGCGGCTGGAGCAGACGTACAAGCAGGAGGTTGGACGGGTACTTCCGTATTTGCGCAAACAATTTCTTCACGAACTGCTGACTACGCGATATCGGGCAGACGAGCTGCCCAAAGAACGCATGGACTATATAGGCATTCATATGTCCTCCCAGACACGCGCCATTAGTCTGCAACTGAATCGCCCCGTATTTTTGACACGAATGAAAGAACGGGATTGGCAGCTTCTCCGCTATGGGGCAGCCGATATTATTCAGGAGACGGTGAAGGAGCAAGCGGCGCGCATGAATGGTCAGGTAGAGATTGTTGATTATTCGGAACAGGTATTTGTGTTGCTTCTATTAGGAGATAAAGATCATCTGGAAGAATGCCTGCCATTCGTGGAGAGGATGATCGATCAGATCTTTACGTATCTGAAAATTGAAGTGAGTGCTGGAATCGGAAGATCCAAGAGTCACCCATGTGAGGTGATAGATTCCTATCTCGAGAGCAGGGAAGCGGTGGAAAAAGCAGAGTTTCAAGGTGGAAGTCGTATCTACCACTATGAAATATCAGAGGAAACAGAACCAAGTGTGACCGATTATTCATTATTGCTTCGTCAATGGAACGAGGCTTGGGCGGATATTCGACCTGACCTGGCGGAAGAGGTATGGCATCATATTTGCCTTTTGCTGAAAGAGGGGAAATGTGTTGGGATACAGGATGTACAGGTTGTGGCCGTCAGTCTGTTTGACACGTTGATGCATAGCTGGAACCGACTTCATCCTATGTTAACGCCGCCGCTGGCGATGAGTGATTTTTTGCGTGAAATTCAATCGAAATATGCTTTGCATGATCTGGTAAACTGGATGGATCGTATTATCTGCGACTGGCTGGAACAGATACGTAAGGAAATGGGCGAGAAGAAAAGCAATAAACTTATCGAGCAGGTGAAACAGTATGTAGAGCTTCATTACGCCGAAGAGATTAGTTTTGAAGCGATAGCCAAGGGGCTGTTCGTACATCCGAAGTATCTGAGTCAACTGTTCAAAAGGGTGACCGGTGAGAATTTCGTGAGTTATTTGAACGGGTACCGGATTCAGAGGGCGTTGGAACTGTTGCAGTCGGGACATTACATGGTATATGAGGTGAGCGAGATGACGGGGTTCCGTAATGCAACGTATTTTAGCCAGGTGTTCAAAATGCTTACGGGCAAGAGTCCGTCTGAGGTGGGGTAG
- a CDS encoding carbohydrate ABC transporter permease, which translates to MTTSQVSQARIERVTTRRVKRRYAHNGAALLFLAPWLVGLLFLTLGPMLVSLYISFTDYSILAAPSWVGLDNYTTMFTSDKLFTQSLKVTFTYVAVSVPVKLIFALLVAMLLNKGIRGLGIYRTVYYIPTLLGGSVAIAMLWRKMLGGDGLLNSVLAMVGIKAPDWVANPKYALYSIVLLSVWQFGSSMIIFLAGLKQIPPEYDEASAVDGAGPLRRFFYITLPILSPVIFFNLVMQLITSFQSFTQAFVISNGSGGPVNSTLMYSLYLYKKGFSFFQMGYASAMAWVLVILIGVFTLLVFRSSKLWVHYEDGGKS; encoded by the coding sequence ATGACGACATCACAGGTCAGTCAAGCCCGAATCGAGCGTGTAACTACCCGGCGGGTCAAACGGAGATATGCGCATAATGGAGCCGCACTTCTGTTTCTCGCCCCATGGCTTGTCGGATTGTTATTTCTAACCCTGGGTCCAATGTTGGTATCGTTATACATTTCGTTCACCGATTACAGTATCCTGGCCGCCCCTTCCTGGGTCGGTCTGGATAACTACACAACGATGTTTACATCGGATAAACTGTTCACCCAGTCGCTCAAAGTCACCTTCACGTATGTCGCTGTATCCGTACCGGTCAAATTGATTTTCGCGTTGCTTGTAGCGATGTTGCTCAACAAAGGGATTCGAGGACTAGGTATTTATCGGACAGTGTATTACATCCCGACATTGCTTGGAGGTAGCGTGGCGATTGCAATGTTGTGGCGTAAAATGCTGGGTGGGGACGGGCTACTCAATAGTGTTCTTGCCATGGTAGGCATTAAAGCGCCCGATTGGGTAGCGAATCCGAAATATGCTCTGTACTCCATCGTCCTGTTATCCGTGTGGCAGTTCGGATCGTCGATGATTATTTTCCTGGCAGGCCTGAAGCAGATTCCACCCGAGTATGATGAAGCCTCAGCGGTAGATGGTGCAGGTCCTCTGCGGAGATTCTTCTATATAACGTTGCCGATTCTGTCACCCGTTATCTTCTTCAATCTCGTGATGCAACTGATTACGTCCTTTCAATCGTTCACGCAGGCTTTTGTAATCAGTAATGGTAGCGGAGGGCCAGTGAACTCAACCTTAATGTATTCGCTGTATCTGTACAAAAAAGGATTCTCATTCTTTCAGATGGGCTATGCTTCTGCGATGGCCTGGGTGCTGGTCATCCTGATTGGCGTATTTACATTGCTCGTATTCCGCAGCAGCAAGCTGTGGGTGCACTATGAGGATGGTGGGAAATCATGA
- a CDS encoding sensor histidine kinase, whose amino-acid sequence MGKGRWSSFINQKLQQSKLSTLMVTCFIAFNLLLVSVVVWLAYQSFSAVTFAEISKARLALLNESTRRGFDFITGVTGTAYALASNRELSTLLETADTGRLAQIHQRREVSRILDHTMVVSEGITSIELYTDVFNEVTVTMADRIFPVDTIAHDSWFATLEKADAAWVPLRENESGQSLVGYAQRIFDSRGGTVAYVLIRLSRADIVRRFADVPMVLDGKVLLVDTAGNVVMQMGRVDPAGEKERVDRRNEASTIQETGEAVNSSSSIIDSAWIQEHVQPGADGYEVVSGQPGGAQLVLYSRPAMLQWRLVQTIPVYTLLSPLRQAGWQILGIAVLGLLCSAVLAYLFVMQIIRPLRQLIKRMRQLEKGDFDTRVQLSFTEEYAHLAYGFNHMASQLTMLMEQVKDESRAKREAQTGLLEAQIKPHFLYNTLDMIHWRALDYEAKDISRMIVQLSKLLRIGLSGGRLFIRVRDELEHARCYVNIQSERLPFSIQYQEQIDPHIRGCYIPKIILQPFIENAVMHGHPEEGTLRIQVHMHEEVGPHQDIVIRITDNGRGLPEGWRLEETCGIGVRNVHQRIQLYCGKRYGVQLSDRESGGVEVTITLPRIETDEKLNLWLDGEK is encoded by the coding sequence ATGGGGAAAGGAAGATGGTCTTCATTCATTAATCAAAAGCTGCAACAAAGCAAGCTCTCCACGTTGATGGTGACTTGCTTTATTGCGTTTAACCTGTTGCTTGTCTCGGTTGTTGTCTGGTTGGCATATCAGTCTTTCTCTGCGGTCACATTTGCCGAGATTAGCAAAGCACGTCTGGCTCTTCTGAACGAAAGCACACGTCGGGGATTTGATTTCATCACAGGGGTAACAGGAACCGCCTATGCTTTGGCAAGCAATCGGGAACTGTCCACTCTGCTCGAAACGGCTGATACGGGCAGGCTTGCACAGATTCACCAGCGGAGAGAGGTCTCTCGAATCCTGGATCATACCATGGTCGTGAGTGAAGGCATCACTTCCATAGAACTGTATACGGATGTCTTCAATGAAGTGACAGTGACTATGGCTGATCGCATATTTCCGGTGGACACCATCGCACATGACTCTTGGTTTGCTACGCTGGAAAAGGCTGATGCTGCTTGGGTTCCGCTGCGTGAGAACGAATCGGGCCAATCCCTGGTCGGATACGCCCAACGGATTTTCGACAGTCGTGGCGGAACGGTTGCCTATGTGCTCATTCGATTGAGTAGAGCGGACATCGTACGCAGGTTTGCTGATGTACCCATGGTGCTTGATGGAAAAGTCCTGTTGGTAGATACGGCTGGTAATGTCGTAATGCAGATGGGGAGAGTTGATCCAGCAGGGGAGAAGGAACGAGTGGATAGAAGAAATGAAGCAAGTACAATTCAAGAAACGGGTGAAGCTGTAAATTCATCTTCTTCTATTATAGATAGTGCATGGATTCAGGAACATGTCCAACCAGGTGCAGACGGGTACGAAGTAGTTTCGGGCCAACCCGGAGGTGCTCAATTGGTGCTGTACTCCAGGCCAGCGATGCTTCAGTGGCGCCTCGTACAGACTATTCCGGTATATACACTGTTATCTCCGCTCAGACAAGCGGGCTGGCAGATCCTCGGAATCGCCGTGCTGGGACTATTATGCTCTGCTGTGCTGGCGTACCTGTTTGTAATGCAGATCATCCGGCCTTTGCGACAATTGATCAAGCGAATGAGACAACTGGAGAAAGGGGACTTCGATACCAGGGTCCAACTTTCGTTTACGGAGGAATATGCCCACTTGGCTTATGGCTTCAATCACATGGCTTCACAGCTCACGATGCTGATGGAACAGGTGAAGGATGAGAGCCGGGCTAAGCGTGAAGCCCAGACGGGCTTGCTTGAGGCCCAGATCAAACCCCATTTTCTATACAACACCCTCGACATGATCCACTGGCGCGCACTTGATTATGAAGCCAAGGATATCAGTCGCATGATTGTACAACTCAGTAAGCTGTTACGGATCGGACTGAGTGGAGGGAGATTGTTTATACGGGTTCGTGATGAGTTGGAACATGCCCGTTGCTACGTTAACATCCAGTCAGAGCGGCTGCCGTTCTCCATTCAATATCAGGAGCAGATCGATCCGCATATTCGCGGTTGTTACATTCCCAAGATCATTTTGCAGCCCTTTATCGAAAATGCCGTTATGCACGGGCACCCTGAAGAAGGCACACTTCGAATTCAGGTGCATATGCACGAAGAGGTTGGCCCGCATCAGGATATCGTCATTCGTATCACGGATAATGGGCGGGGTTTGCCGGAGGGGTGGAGACTCGAAGAGACGTGTGGCATCGGTGTACGGAATGTACATCAGCGCATCCAGCTTTATTGTGGGAAGAGGTATGGCGTTCAACTGAGCGATAGAGAGTCAGGTGGCGTAGAAGTGACCATTACGCTGCCGCGTATTGAGACCGACGAGAAATTAAATCTTTGGCTGGACGGTGAAAAATGA
- a CDS encoding GNAT family N-acetyltransferase, whose product MMIDQQEYYIKGLSYSIRSAEEKDAEALSSLRVQIDGETENMDREEGEAYIDAAGFRRIINLDTEKSRNLFLVAVVAGEIVGYSRCEGTELKRFCHKVEFGVCVAREFWGHGIGKNLLEKSIEWADQSGVEKMTLNVLASNEKAIELYQKIGFEIEGILKKDRRHTDGQYHDTIVMGRFRN is encoded by the coding sequence ATGATGATCGATCAGCAGGAATATTACATTAAAGGCTTATCTTACTCCATTAGATCGGCAGAGGAAAAGGATGCTGAGGCCTTGTCTTCACTACGTGTACAAATCGATGGGGAAACCGAGAACATGGATCGTGAAGAGGGAGAGGCGTATATCGACGCAGCCGGGTTTAGGCGGATCATCAATTTAGACACTGAGAAGTCACGGAATCTATTCCTTGTTGCTGTAGTGGCAGGGGAGATTGTGGGATACTCCCGATGTGAAGGTACAGAGCTGAAGCGCTTTTGCCATAAAGTTGAGTTCGGCGTGTGTGTAGCCAGAGAGTTCTGGGGGCATGGGATTGGCAAGAACTTGTTAGAGAAGTCGATAGAATGGGCAGACCAGAGTGGTGTAGAGAAGATGACGTTGAACGTGTTGGCATCCAATGAAAAGGCAATCGAGTTATACCAAAAGATTGGCTTCGAGATCGAAGGTATTTTGAAAAAGGATCGGCGACACACGGATGGACAGTATCACGACACGATAGTGATGGGCAGGTTCAGAAACTAA
- a CDS encoding methyl-accepting chemotaxis protein, which yields MNTLESLVNAMPFVSQMFRDDISISINDHEKVLYFSEAKSLEIGVKVGDELHDDYKHFKMLTNRDSRTVARMPGDLQGRPFDAILIPIKENDQVVGILGVNYALDSHMTLETLIRENETTINALVGGIQQIAAHSEELSATSEEILRNSKKASENSVSVSKVTNVIREVSEQTNLLGLNAMIEAARVGDQGAGFGVVASEVRKLSDHTKQAAADIESSLGSVQDSMKHMEQEIGQITTATVDQAKLVTEFMESIEQLSETSANLKKFVHQMLALE from the coding sequence TTGAATACTCTTGAATCTCTGGTAAATGCTATGCCTTTTGTTAGCCAAATGTTCCGTGATGACATATCCATATCCATTAATGATCATGAGAAAGTATTGTATTTTTCCGAAGCAAAAAGTCTGGAGATTGGCGTGAAGGTTGGGGATGAGCTGCATGATGATTATAAACATTTCAAAATGCTGACTAACAGAGATTCCCGTACCGTGGCACGCATGCCTGGTGATCTCCAGGGCAGACCTTTTGATGCCATTCTAATCCCTATTAAAGAGAACGATCAGGTCGTGGGTATATTGGGTGTGAACTACGCACTGGATAGTCACATGACACTGGAAACGCTGATCCGTGAAAATGAAACAACCATTAATGCGCTCGTCGGCGGCATTCAGCAGATTGCTGCACATTCCGAGGAACTCTCCGCGACATCGGAAGAGATTCTGCGCAACTCCAAAAAAGCTTCAGAGAACTCGGTCAGTGTAAGTAAAGTAACAAACGTCATTCGTGAAGTATCGGAACAAACCAACCTGCTTGGACTCAACGCCATGATTGAGGCAGCTCGTGTTGGCGATCAGGGGGCCGGATTCGGTGTGGTTGCCAGTGAAGTACGTAAGCTGTCAGATCATACGAAGCAAGCAGCAGCTGATATCGAATCATCCCTAGGCAGCGTGCAAGATTCCATGAAACATATGGAGCAGGAGATCGGTCAGATTACAACCGCAACAGTGGATCAGGCCAAGCTTGTTACCGAGTTCATGGAAAGTATCGAACAGCTTAGCGAGACAAGCGCGAATCTGAAAAAGTTTGTACATCAGATGCTGGCGCTCGAGTAA
- a CDS encoding glycoside hydrolase family 105 protein — MTTYFSEPQSMYYRFGEDQDQVLKVLAERYIGANAQADFVYRVFQKSGILQNEKGLYDLNLGKRFPDAPKDHISYAAALVWGDEDRNLDVLVRCYGPVRFYFNEQLVYRSTVMDEISPDAMVKLSIDIKPGWNTIWLEMKNTPAGFGCQFGSDEGKVRILNVFAPFQERQGQAGWVFSQPNRAASKQLDLLGKESDYSLNWLPETDWSDEDKTKPAFERIYGNLPGKHAYAWSHLNNNDSTGSPVRLSGQSSGSLSIWISGKLVAQVKEPGSFEVDIPVSFGRSDLIVRSECNDTAGPWHFNLNASVSGKPLSLELPQRVHGATGESWLYVGPFESGVEPDLQDLTRTDRVYQTGLEQTYWRLDRPDAWIRPYYENAMLSNKWTVGSVTNYGRWDYPLGVTVYGLLRTGRYLQRPDITRYAAEHVQACTQMYEYSLWDREQYGFPAVNQQLVMLKMLDNCGSFGSAMLEAYSECHEPTFLPIAERIADFMLSRLERQEDGAFYRTCVGEYAENTMWADDLYMSTPFLVRYARVTGNSAALDEAARQFSLYRKYLFMPEFKIMSHVYDFKYGQATQIPWGRGNGWTLFSLTEVLEALPAEHPERPALIDFFNELCEGYAALQGESGLWHQVLNVPQTYEEASCTAMFAYGFARGVRFGWFKDPEVYVTAAERAWKGLICKAIDRQGNVHGVCSGSRYAFTAEYYDQDLRTVTNDNHGIGIMMLAGTEVAKMKKHLAEHRVSSPAVSHS; from the coding sequence ATGACGACCTATTTCAGTGAACCACAGAGCATGTATTACCGATTTGGAGAAGATCAGGATCAGGTGTTGAAAGTACTGGCCGAGAGGTATATTGGAGCCAATGCGCAGGCTGATTTTGTATATCGGGTATTCCAGAAGTCTGGTATTTTGCAAAATGAAAAAGGGCTTTATGATCTGAATTTAGGTAAACGCTTTCCTGATGCACCGAAAGACCATATATCCTACGCAGCTGCACTGGTATGGGGGGACGAGGACCGGAATCTGGACGTATTGGTCCGCTGTTATGGACCTGTTCGTTTCTATTTCAATGAGCAGTTGGTCTATCGCTCTACCGTAATGGATGAGATTAGTCCAGACGCAATGGTGAAGCTCAGCATCGATATCAAGCCTGGTTGGAACACCATTTGGCTGGAAATGAAAAACACTCCTGCAGGATTTGGCTGCCAATTTGGGTCAGATGAAGGAAAAGTGCGCATTTTGAATGTATTTGCTCCATTCCAGGAGAGACAGGGGCAAGCGGGGTGGGTGTTCTCCCAACCGAACCGGGCTGCGAGTAAGCAACTGGACCTGCTTGGAAAAGAATCCGACTATAGCTTGAACTGGCTGCCTGAGACAGACTGGTCTGATGAAGATAAAACCAAGCCAGCTTTCGAAAGAATATACGGAAATCTTCCTGGAAAGCATGCTTATGCCTGGTCCCATTTGAACAATAATGATTCAACCGGGAGTCCAGTGCGATTGTCAGGACAATCTTCGGGTTCTCTGAGTATTTGGATTAGCGGCAAGCTTGTGGCGCAAGTGAAGGAGCCGGGTTCGTTCGAAGTGGATATACCAGTCTCCTTTGGACGGAGTGACCTGATTGTCCGAAGTGAATGCAACGATACGGCGGGACCGTGGCATTTTAATTTGAACGCATCCGTTTCGGGTAAGCCACTTTCACTGGAACTTCCTCAGCGTGTGCACGGTGCTACTGGAGAGTCTTGGTTGTATGTCGGCCCTTTTGAATCGGGGGTTGAACCGGATTTGCAGGATCTGACCCGAACGGATCGAGTGTACCAAACAGGATTAGAACAGACATATTGGCGCTTGGATCGACCGGATGCCTGGATCAGACCCTATTATGAAAATGCCATGTTAAGCAACAAATGGACAGTGGGCAGTGTGACTAATTATGGTCGCTGGGATTATCCATTGGGTGTCACTGTATATGGTCTATTACGAACTGGGCGTTATTTGCAGAGACCAGACATTACACGTTATGCGGCTGAGCATGTGCAGGCATGTACCCAGATGTATGAGTACTCTTTATGGGATCGGGAGCAGTATGGTTTCCCGGCAGTCAATCAACAATTGGTCATGCTAAAAATGCTGGATAACTGCGGTTCTTTTGGTTCAGCCATGCTGGAAGCGTACTCCGAGTGCCATGAACCAACGTTTCTTCCGATTGCTGAACGGATTGCGGATTTCATGCTTTCCCGTTTGGAACGACAGGAGGATGGGGCATTTTATCGCACATGCGTAGGGGAGTATGCAGAGAATACCATGTGGGCAGATGATCTCTACATGAGCACGCCGTTTCTCGTTCGTTATGCACGGGTGACAGGCAACTCGGCCGCATTGGATGAAGCCGCCAGACAATTTTCACTGTATCGGAAGTATCTGTTTATGCCTGAGTTCAAGATCATGTCCCATGTGTATGATTTCAAATACGGACAGGCAACGCAGATTCCATGGGGACGGGGAAATGGCTGGACACTGTTTTCCTTGACGGAGGTATTGGAAGCTTTGCCGGCAGAGCATCCCGAGCGCCCAGCCTTAATTGATTTCTTCAATGAGCTGTGTGAAGGGTACGCAGCGCTTCAAGGGGAAAGCGGCTTGTGGCATCAGGTGTTGAATGTTCCGCAGACGTATGAAGAAGCCTCCTGCACGGCGATGTTTGCCTATGGTTTTGCTAGAGGTGTGCGTTTTGGCTGGTTCAAAGACCCTGAAGTTTACGTCACAGCTGCCGAGCGGGCTTGGAAGGGACTCATCTGCAAAGCAATCGATCGTCAAGGGAATGTGCATGGTGTGTGCAGCGGTTCGAGATATGCGTTTACGGCAGAGTATTATGATCAGGACTTGCGTACCGTCACCAATGACAATCACGGAATAGGCATTATGATGCTGGCAGGAACCGAAGTGGCAAAAATGAAGAAACATCTGGCTGAGCACAGGGTGTCTTCACCTGCCGTCTCACATTCCTGA
- a CDS encoding carbohydrate ABC transporter permease, whose product MIGQRNSTAWVVSKHVLISGIAFVMLYPILWMLGSSFKPGHMIFTETWFWPQEWNWQNYMNGWSGIQGNPFSRFLTNSVILSLGAVLGNVISCSMAAYAFARLNFRFKAICFGLMLMTIMLPHHVTLIPQYILFNHLEWVNTYLPLVVPKWLATDAFFIFLMVQFFRGLPKELDEAATIDGCGPVKIYTKIIIPLAFPALVTTMIFTFLWTWDDFFSQLIYLSDVSKYTVPLGLRLFLDSSSQSDWGPMFAMSVLSLVPCFIVFIVCQKYFVEGIATSGLKG is encoded by the coding sequence ATGATTGGACAACGGAACTCTACAGCATGGGTCGTCAGCAAACATGTGTTGATCTCAGGCATCGCCTTTGTCATGCTCTATCCAATTCTCTGGATGCTGGGCAGCTCGTTCAAACCGGGACATATGATCTTTACAGAGACCTGGTTTTGGCCACAGGAATGGAACTGGCAAAATTACATGAATGGCTGGTCGGGAATTCAGGGCAATCCGTTCTCCCGCTTTCTGACCAACTCTGTCATCCTATCGCTTGGCGCCGTGCTGGGCAATGTCATCTCCTGCTCTATGGCGGCATATGCCTTCGCCCGACTGAATTTTCGTTTCAAAGCCATCTGCTTTGGCCTGATGCTTATGACGATCATGCTGCCCCATCATGTGACGCTGATCCCGCAGTATATTCTCTTCAACCACCTGGAGTGGGTGAATACGTATCTGCCGCTTGTGGTGCCAAAATGGCTGGCGACTGACGCATTCTTCATTTTTCTTATGGTGCAGTTCTTCCGGGGATTGCCTAAAGAGTTGGATGAGGCAGCCACCATCGATGGATGCGGTCCTGTGAAAATATACACCAAAATCATCATTCCACTGGCTTTCCCAGCATTGGTGACCACGATGATCTTTACGTTCTTGTGGACATGGGATGACTTCTTCAGTCAGTTGATCTACCTGAGTGACGTGAGCAAATACACCGTGCCGCTGGGTCTGCGTCTGTTCCTTGATTCCAGCTCTCAATCCGATTGGGGTCCGATGTTTGCCATGTCGGTATTGTCGCTGGTGCCATGTTTTATTGTATTTATCGTGTGTCAAAAGTACTTCGTGGAAGGAATCGCGACTTCTGGGCTCAAAGGGTAA